AAAATTCTATAATTCACTTGAGCTTGTGTACCATCATTATCCAAAGAATAAACAGTTGGCATATCAGGTGAGTTAAAAAACTTTTCAGGTAATTTTATAAATGTTTTTTTCCCATCAGTTCTAATCTCTTCTGGTGTCCACGAAGTTGAGTCACCTCTTATTTTATAATTGGATAATGATTTTTCAGGTATATCAGTAAATACTGTTACTAATTTGTTTTCATCTTGAGGATAGTTAAAAGAAATCTTTGAAAAATATTTTTTCTTTACACTTTTTAACTGAATATTATATTGACGTTTATCAGTGAAAATAATCATATTAGATTTTAATTTATTTTCTTTCGGTTTTAATAAAATATGCGCATTTGTATCAGAAGATGTAGAGTTATTAACTTTTACGATCCAACGCTCTGAATCACCTATCTGTATATTAGAAATACTTTCTCCCTTTTCTAATTCTACATCACATATTTGTAAAATAGAACAAATTATTGAAGCTTCACCAACTCCAAAAGCGTAGTAAACAATACCATTTTTAATATAGGGTTTTGATTTTTCAATTTTTCTATATCTATCAAGATCATTTAAATACATATCTTCAATATTATCTTCATTATTAGAGTTATTTTTTCTATTTTTAATTTTTTTTACATTTATTGCTGGAACAATTATTGCTTTATCTTTATTAATTCCTTTTTGTATTTCTTTTGCCTCGGTTTCTTTTTTTTCTAATTCTTTTTTTTGGTCTTCTGATATTTTTTTCATATATGGAGCAATTTGTTCTGGAATATCTGAAGTAACATTTTTTTGCTCTTGAGCATTTGATAATCTAGCAATAAAAAATAATGATATAATTAGTATTTTATTTTTGTTTATCATAATTCACCTCTTTTCACTTAATAAACCTGAGACCAAGAAATAGATTTTATTAATAAACCTGTAGGATTTCTTATATAATCAAGTTCGGAATTTATTTTATTTTTTCCAATATTTAAAATAGCAGTCCATTTTACAGATCCAACTTGCTGTCCATTTTTAGTTGCAACTTCTGTCCAATTTATTTGCCAAGAATCTGAATCTGCTAAAGGTAATACTGAATCAATTTGAACTGAAATACTCATAATTTGGGCTGTTACATCTGGTGGTGTTTTTATCCAATAATCTTGAATAGTATTAAAAGCATTTTGTGAACAATAAACCCGAACTCTTTCCATCATTATTTTTTTTAATTTTCCATCTGTTGTTATAGTCCTAATATCTGTTATAAATTGAGATAATTGATAAATAATAATAGCACTATCAATTTTTGTATTTGCATCGACACGATCTATTTGAATAGGTTGTCCTTGAGATGTTACTTTAACAACGTATGGAACAAATTTTGGTTTAAAAGCTATATTTACAAGACTAATAATACAAATAATGTTTGCTAATACAGATAATATAGATGTTACTTGCCATATTTTTTTATCTCTAATCAATGACCCATATCGCTCATTCCACTCAAATTTTGCTTGAACATACGGCATATAAGGATTTTCATTTTCACTTTTTTTATCAATACCAAGCATTTGTTTACCTCTTAAAAATATTAATTAACTCTTATTTTTTGCGTTAAAAAATCCGTTTTTTGCATTTGAAGAATTTGTTGAAGAAGATTTAAAAAATCCATTATCTGATTTTGGAGCCGATGCTGGAGCAGGTGGTGGTGGTGGCGGTGGAGGTGCTTTTGCTGTAAAAGGTGAAGATTTTATATTATCTTCGTGCATTTTCATTGCTTTATTTGCAATATTATTTGCAGATTTATCCATAGCATCACTAATATTTTCTGCTGCTGTTGAAACTGTGTGTATTGCTGCTTTTGCTGCTGCTCTAGGAGCACTTGGCTGAGTATTTGCTGATTTATCAGAAGCTATATTTGCTTTAAAAGCATTACTAAATGATCTGCCAGCAGCATGGACATGCCCCGCTCCTTTTGTTGCGGCGCTACCAACCATTTTACCAGCGGTTGATGCAAATCCTGCTACTCCTCCCCCTAGAACATTTCCACCAACACCTCCACCGCCTCCGCCACCAATTGCAAGTTTTGTCATTCCAGCAGCTAAACCAGCAATAGCAGCGGCAGAATCCGAACCGCTTGAACCGCTTATTCC
Above is a window of Silvanigrella paludirubra DNA encoding:
- a CDS encoding VirB8/TrbF family protein yields the protein MLGIDKKSENENPYMPYVQAKFEWNERYGSLIRDKKIWQVTSILSVLANIICIISLVNIAFKPKFVPYVVKVTSQGQPIQIDRVDANTKIDSAIIIYQLSQFITDIRTITTDGKLKKIMMERVRVYCSQNAFNTIQDYWIKTPPDVTAQIMSISVQIDSVLPLADSDSWQINWTEVATKNGQQVGSVKWTAILNIGKNKINSELDYIRNPTGLLIKSISWSQVY
- a CDS encoding TrbG/VirB9 family P-type conjugative transfer protein; translation: MINKNKILIISLFFIARLSNAQEQKNVTSDIPEQIAPYMKKISEDQKKELEKKETEAKEIQKGINKDKAIIVPAINVKKIKNRKNNSNNEDNIEDMYLNDLDRYRKIEKSKPYIKNGIVYYAFGVGEASIICSILQICDVELEKGESISNIQIGDSERWIVKVNNSTSSDTNAHILLKPKENKLKSNMIIFTDKRQYNIQLKSVKKKYFSKISFNYPQDENKLVTVFTDIPEKSLSNYKIRGDSTSWTPEEIRTDGKKTFIKLPEKFFNSPDMPTVYSLDNDGTQAQVNYRILNNWIIVDVSLNKGQLTQGVGLNQKKVIFTKVGTVGIFSRIFSNEK